The following DNA comes from Romeriopsis navalis LEGE 11480.
AGCGAAAGTGCGCGCCGAACGTGGCGATCGTGTGGGTAAAAATCTTGCGGCGATCCAAGCGATTGATCAATTAGCACAACAAGCGGGTGCCAAGTTTTTGTTAGTGATGACACCGCTGCTGCGTGAGGTGGAGGCACCGGGTCCTAAAGACTACGAATTAGAAGCCCGATTACGCTTGCGTCAATTCACCCAAGCGCAGCAGATTGACTATGTTGATGGCCTGACGGGGTTTCAGTCGGTGACGGTGGCGCAGTCGTTATATCACGATCATATTCACCTGAGTGCTGCTGGGAATCAGTTGGTGAGTGATTGGATTGAGCAATGGATTCAGCGTCCGGATCGGCAGTCACTGCCGCAATGAGGATGCGGTAATTCATGTCGATTGGGCCGATTAGTTTGTTTTGATGACCATTGGTATTACAATCGCGTCTGGCATTGATGTTGATTTCCCAGACGCGGCTGAGTTTTATTGTGAGTTTATCTATTTCGTTGATGCCGTTGGTGGCGACGTCGATCGCGCCATTGGATTTTTGGGCGAAAACGAGTGGTACTTGGCTCAATGTATTGACGGTATTAGTCGGGACAAGTATTGGTTTGCTGTGTCGTAATCGATTTCCCCCGACATTTCAGCAGGTGATTACTCAGGGCGTTGGCTTATGTGTGATATTCCTGGGCCTGACGATGGCCGGCAGTTTGTTAAAGGTGCAGGTGGGGCGGGCCGATGGCTTAATTCTGGGGCTATTGGCCTTAGTCCTCGGGGGATTGTTGGGTGAAACATTGCAGCTGGAAATGCGACTGCAGCAGCTTGGCGATTGGCTGAAAGGGAAATTTCGGGGGGGTGATCGATTTACCGAAGGATTTGTGGCGACGACGCTGCTGTTTTGCGTTGGGCCGATGGCGATCGTGGGATGTTTGAATAACGGCCTAGCGGGGAATGACGATTTATTGACGGTGAAGGCAATTATGGATGGGCTATCGTCGATCGCCTTTAGTAGCATTTATGGCGTGGGTGTGGGATTTTCTGTTGGGCCAATCCTGATTTACCAAGGTTGCTTGTCGCTCGCAGCCGGAATACTATCCACAACGCTAGTTGATCCAGCCCGCGATCCACGGGTATTACTGGTGGCGGGTGTGGGTGGTTTGATGGTTTTGGGGATTGGTATCAATTTGTTAGAGATTCAAAAAATTCGCGTCAGTTCATTTTTGCCAGCGTTAGCGATCGCCCCAGTTATTTTTTGGGTGGCAACTTTGATTGGCTAGCGTGCATTTCAGCGATGAGTGCTGACTCATGATGGTCTTATTGTGGTGCAGTCGCATCAGTTTGCAAATCCTGGAACTGCTTC
Coding sequences within:
- a CDS encoding DUF554 domain-containing protein, encoding MSLSISLMPLVATSIAPLDFWAKTSGTWLNVLTVLVGTSIGLLCRNRFPPTFQQVITQGVGLCVIFLGLTMAGSLLKVQVGRADGLILGLLALVLGGLLGETLQLEMRLQQLGDWLKGKFRGGDRFTEGFVATTLLFCVGPMAIVGCLNNGLAGNDDLLTVKAIMDGLSSIAFSSIYGVGVGFSVGPILIYQGCLSLAAGILSTTLVDPARDPRVLLVAGVGGLMVLGIGINLLEIQKIRVSSFLPALAIAPVIFWVATLIG